GGAGCGGGAGTGCGGGGTGGCTGCGCCGGCCGCGCTGGTGCGGGGGCTGCTGGACGGGTGGGTCGCCGACAGCCCTGATTCGCGGGACTGGCGTGATCTCGAAGAGGTGTGCTGACGGATTTCGGGCGCGGGCCCGTCGTGGCTGGTCGCGCCCCCGCGGCGGAGCCGTCTCGGGCACAGCCCCGCGCCCCTGAAAGCAAGCTCCCCTTACCCTGTATCAGCATCAAACCCCCGTTCTTGTTTGAGGAAGGCATACGTCGGTCATGGCGCAGCAGGACACCGATCAGCAGCACGCGGGCGTGCTCCCCGTGGACGACGAGGGCTTCGTCATCGACACCGAGGAGACCGAGGAGCGGGAGAACGCCTGGCGGGAGCGTGGGACCTCGCGGCCCATCACCGTGGTCGGGAACCCCGTGCTGCACAAGGAGTGCAGGGACGTCACCGAGTTCGGCGCGGAGCTGGACCAGCTGGTGGCGGACATGTTCGCCTCGCAGCGCACCGCCGAGGGCGTGGGCCTGGCCGCCAACCAGATCGGCGTCGACCTGAAGGTCTTCGTGTACGACTGCATGGACGACGAGGGCAAGCGGCACGTCGGCGTGGTCTGCAACCCCAAGCTCGTCGACCTGCCCGCCGACCGCCGCGTCCTGGACGACAGCAACGAGGGCTGCCTGTCCGTGCCGACCGCGTACGCGCCGCTCGCCCGCCCCGACTACGCGGAGCTGACCGGGCAGGACGAGAAGGGCAACCCGATCAAGGTCCGCGGCACCGGGTACTTCGCTCGGTGTTTGCAGCACGAGACCGATCACCTTTACGGATACCTCTACATCGACCGGCTCTCCAAGCGGGAACGCAAGGACGCGCTGCGGCAGATGGCCGAGAACGAGCCCCGCTACCCCGTGGTCGCCAACGACTGAGACCTCTCGGGATCACCCAAGTCCCTTGCGCACGGCGTCTGTTCAGGTTCCCCTCGCTGACCAGGCGCCGTTCGTCTGTCCGTCGCACGTTCGATCGGATGTGCTCCCTTAGTGATCCAGATCCAGTCACACAAGGGGAGATTCTCGGCACGGTGGGGTAGTGAATGGTGCAAATGCGTTCCCAGATCGGTCAGTTGTGGTGCTGAATGGGAAGTGCGGGGATACGCAACGGCGCACGCCCGGCACTGCGGGAGGGGCGCGCGTAACTGGCGGCTGAGAGGGGTTAGTTCGTGCATGCTTTCTCACACGGCACCACAGCGACACCGGCAGCGATCGCGGTCCCGCCGTCGCTCTCTCTCCCGATGATCGAGGCGGCGTTTCCCCGGCAACTCCACTCGTATTGGCCCCAGCTCCAGGAGAAGACACGCACCTGGCTGCTGGAAAAGCGGCTCATGCCGGCGGACAAGGTGGAGGAATATGCCGACGGCCTTTGCTACACGGACCTCATGGCCGGCTACTACCTGGGCGCCCCCGACGAGGTCCTCCAGGCGATAGCGGACTACAGCGCCTGGTTCTTCGTCTGGGACGACCGGCACGACCGCGACATCGTCCACCGCCGGCGCGGGGCCTGGCGGCGGCTCAAGCACCGGCTGCACGCGGCACTCGACTCCCCCGGGGAGCACCTGCACCACGAGGATCCCCTGGTCGCCGCGTTCGCCGACACCATGGTGCGGCTGTACGCGTTTCTGCCCGGCACCTGGAACGCACGGTTCGCCCGGCACTTCCACTCGGTGATCGAGGCGTACGACCGGGAATTCCGCAACCGCACGGAAGGTGTCGTGCCGACCGTCGAGGAATACCTCGCGCTCCGGCGCCTCACTTTCGCGCACTGGATCTGGACCGATCTGCTGGAGCCGAGCGCGGGCCGGGAACTCCCGGACCGGGTGAGGAAACACCCGGCATATCGGCGGGCGGCACTTCTGAGCCAGGAATTCGCCGCCTGGTACAACGACCTCTGTTCGCTGCCGAAGGAAATAGCGGGCGACGAGGTCCACAATCTCGGGATCAGCCTCATCAAACACGAGGGGCTGACGCTCGAAGAGGCCATAAAGGAAGTCCGGCGACGGGTCGAGGAATGTGTCGGTGAATTCCTTGTCGCCGAGAAAGCAGCCCTGCGGTTCGCCGCGTCGCTCGACGACGGAACCCTGCGCGGAAAAGACCTGAGCGCCACCGTGCGGGCCTGCGTCGGCAATATGCGCAACTGGTTCAGCACCGTCTACTGGTTCCACCACGAGTCCGGCCGCTACATGGTCGACAGCTGGGACGACCGGTCCACACCCCCGTACGTCAACAACGAAGCGGCAGGTGAGCAATGACCGTCGAGTCTGTGAAGCCCGAATCCCCGGCCACACCGGGGCCCGGGCCGCGTGAACCGGTCCTCGCGGGAGGGGCCGTCCCGGTCCTCGGGCACGGGCTGAAACTGCTGCGGGATCCGCTGGCCTTCATGTCCCAGCTGCGTGACCACGGCGAGGTCGTACGCCTCAAGCTCGGACCCAAGACGGTGTACGCCGTCACCACGCCGGCCCTCACCGGGGCCATGGCACTCGACCCCGACTACGTCATCGACGGGCCGCTGTGGCAGGCCCTGGAGGGCCTGCTCGGCAAGGAGGGCGTGGCCACCGCCAACGGTCCGCGGCATCGGCGGCAGCGGCGCACCATCCAGCCCGCCTTCCGGCTCGACGCGATACCCGGATACGGGCCGATCATGGAGGAGGAGGCGCACGCGCTGACGACGCGCTGGCAGCCCGGGGAGACCATCGACTGCACCTCCGAGTCCTTCCGGGTGGCCGTGCGCATCGCGGCCCGCTGTCTGCTGCGCGGCGACTTCATGGACGAGCGGGCCGAGCGGCTGTGCGTCGCGCTCGCCACCGTCTTCCGGGGCATGTACCGGCGGATGGTCGTCCCGCTCGGACCGCTGTACAACCTCCCCCTGCCGCCCAACCGCAAATTCAACGCGGCCCTGGCCGATTTGCATCTGGTGGTCGACGAGATCGTCGCCGAGCGCCGCACATCTGGTCAAAAGCCGGACGATTTGCTGACGGCATTGCTGGAGGCGAAGGACGACAATGGCGACCCCATCGGGGAACAGGAGATCCACGACCAGGTGGTCGCCATCCTCACCCCGGGCAGCGAAACAGTGGCCTCCACGATCATGTGGCTGCTCCAAGTGCTCGCGGAACACCCGGAACACGCGGACAGGGTGTGCGAGGAGGTGCAATCCGTAACGGGCGGCCGTCCTGTCGCATTCGAGGATGTCCGGGCGCTGACCCACACGAACAATGTCGTCGTCGAGGCCATGCGTTTGCGCCCCGCCGTGTGGATATTGACGCGCCGGGCGGTCGCCGACACGGAACTCGGCGGGTATCGCATTCCGGCCGGAGCCGACATCGTCTACAGCCCGTACGCGATCCAGCGCGATGCGAAGTCGTACAAGGACAACCTGGAGTTCGACCCCGACCGCTGGCTTCCCGAGCGGGCCAAGGACGTACCGAAATACGCCATGAGCCCGTTCAGCGTGGGCAACCGCAAGTGCCCCAGCGACCACTTCTCGATGGCGCAGCTGTCGCTGATCACGGCGGCGGTGGCGACGAAGTACCGCTTCGAGCAGGTGTCGGGTTCCGACGACGGGACGCGGGTGGGCATCACGCTGCGCCCGCACAAGCTGTTGCTGAGGCCCGTGGCGAGGTGACCGCTCAGGCCGCTTCCGGCCCCCTGAACGCCCTTCGGTAGGCGTTCGGGGTGGTCCCCAGCGCCCGGACGAACTGGTGGCGCAGTGCGGCCGCGGTGCCGAACCCGGTTCGGCCCGCGACCGCGTCCACCGTTTCGTCGGTCGCCTCCAGCAAGTGCTGGGCCAGCAGCACCCGCTGGCGCAGGATCCAGCGGTAGGGGGTCGTGCCCGTCTCCTGCTGGAAGCGACGGGCGAAGGTGCGCGGGGACATGTGGGCGCGGTCGGCGAGCTGCTCGACGGTGACGTCCTCGTCGAGGTGGTGCTCCATCCACACCAGCACCTCGCCGACGGTGTCGCACGAGTTCTTCGGCAGCGGCCGCTCGATGTACTGCGCCTGTCCGCCGTCCCGGTGCGGGGGGACGACCATGCGCCGGGCGATCTTGTTCGCGACCTCGGGTCCCTGTTCCTTGCGCACGATGTGCAGACAGGCGTCGATACCGGCGGCGGTGCCGGCGGAGGTGATCACCGGGTCCTCGTCGACGTACAGCACATCGGGCTCGATGACCGCCCGCGGGTTGCGCACGGCGAGCTCGTCCGCCTGCCGCCAGTGCACACTGCAGCGCCGCCCGTCGAGGAGTCCGGCGGCGCCGAGCACGAAGACGCCGGAGCAGACGCTGAGCACCCGGGCGCCCCGGTCGACGGCCCTCCTGAGCGCGTCGAGCAGCTCGGGCGGATAGTCGCGCACGACATAGCCCGCCCCCGCGGGGACCGCGATCAGGTCGGCCTCCTCCAGCCGCTCGAGGCCGTACGGCGTGCCCACGGTGAGGCCGCCGACATGCGTGGTCAGCGACGGACCCTCCGCCGAGGCGACCGCGAAGTCGTACGTCGGCAGCCCCTCGTCGCTGCGGTCGATGCCGAACACCTCGCAGATCACCCCGAGTTCGAAGGGGTGCACGCCGTCGAGCAGTACGGCCGCCACGTTTTTCAGCATGGTGTCAGTATGCCTCGGAAGTGGCAGTAAATCGAGGTTGTACGGCAGTCCTGCCACTGTTGGTAAGGAGTGTCCAGCGCGACAGTGGTGTCATGACTACCGCACAGACAGAGGGACTGATCGGAATGCTCATCGTTCTCGGAATCCTGGTCCTGCTGGTCACCCCCGCCGTGATCGGCATCGTCCGCGACCGCCGCATGGACCGCCAGATCAAGGCAGCCCAGCAGCACAGGGGCACCTCCCGTCGGCTGGCTCGCACCGTCTAACCTCTCCTGCACCAACAGGGGAGGATCATGAGACACAGAACATGGGCCGTGGCAGGCGGGACGGTAGCGCTCGTACTGCTCACGGCCACGGGGGCGCACGCCGAGGGGAAGGGCGACATCCGGGTCACGAAGACGGTCGTCAACGACGGCGGCAACGTCATCGTCGGCACGGCGAAGACCGTCAAGTACCCCGTAGCGATCACCATCAAGGACGACTCGGGCGTCAAGAAGATCACGGATCTCTTCACGTTCAACAAGACCAACGGCTACGGCTTCGCGACCTGGGACGGCGACTCGTCCTGCGTGAAGAAGAGTTCGACGACGTCGGTGTGCACGGGTACGGTCACGATCGACCCGGGCTGGATCGCCGACAGTGACGACATCGACAGCAACAAGGTCGCCGGCGTCTGGCGGGTCGACGCCACCGTCAAGGCGAACGACGGCGACTACTGGATCTCGGACGACATCGCCCAGTACAAGGTCAAGCGCGCCTCCAAGCTCACGACCGACGCCACCCCCGAGCCGGTCGCCAAGGGCGCCAAGCTCACCATCAACGGCAAGCTCTCCCGGGCCAACTGGGAGGACCTCAAGTACCACGGCTTCACCGGCCAGGAGGTCAAGCTCCAGTACCGCCCCGCCGGCGCCGCCCACTACAGCACGGTCAGGACCGTGAAGACGGGCGACGCCGGAAAGCTGAGCACCAAGGTCACCGTCACCTCGGCCGGCAGCTGGCGCTGGTACTTCCCCGGCACGACGACGACCGCACGGGTCGTGTCGGTGGGGGACGCGGTCACGCTCAAGTGATCACCACGGTGACCGACCAGTCCTGAAGGCCCTTGCAGGCGACCTTGCCGGTCTCGGTGGCGCACAGCGGGCGCGAGGAGCTGAGTTCGGTGCGGCCCGCCGACACCGCCTCGAACGCGGCGTTCGCGTCGCCCGGCAGCAGCACGACGCCGCTGTTGGTGGCTTTCAATCCGCTGCCCTCGGTGGTGACCGGTGTCCACGGCCGGTCCTTCGCCCCGTCCAGGGCGACCCGGACCGTGCCGCCCACCGCCAGGCAGACCGTGCGGCCACTGTCGGCGGCGTGGAGTTCGGGTGCGGACGTACAGCCCGAGGGCGACGGTGACACGGAGTCACCGCTGTCACCCCGGTCGTCGCCGGTCTGGGTTCCGCACCCGGCCAGCAGCAGGGCTGTGACGGCGAGAGTCGCGATACGGCGCATGAAGAATCCCTCCTCACCGTTGTGACGTAACAGCGGCGAGGAGGGATCCACGATCCTCGGTCAGAAGTCCTCGTCCAGGTCGACCGTGCCCTCCACGGCGACCTGGTACGCGGACGGCCGCCGCTCGAAGAAGTTGGTCAGCTCCTGGACGCCCTGGAGCTCCATGAAGGAGAAGGGGTTCTCGGAGCCGTAGACCGGGGCGAAGCCGAGGCGGGTGAGGCGCTGGTCGGCGACGCACTCGAGGTACTGGCGCATCGACTCGGTGTTCATGCCCGGCAGCCCGTCACCGCACAGGTCGCGCCCGAACTGGAGCTCGGCCTCCACGGCCTCCTTCAGCATGTCGACGACCTGGTCCCTGAGCTGGTCGTCGAAGAGCTCCGGCTCCTCCTTGCGGACGGTGTCGACGACCTCGAACGCGAAGGACATGTGCATGGTCTCGTCCCGGAACACCCAGTTGGTGCCGGTGGCGAGGCCGTGCAGCAGGCCCCGGCTGCGGAACCAGTAGACGTAGGCGAAGGCGCCGTAGAAGAACAGGCCCTCGATGCACGCGGCGAAGCAGATCAGGTTGAGCAGGAAGCGGCGGCGGTCGGCCTTGGTCTCCAGGCGGTCCAGCTTCTCGACCGAGTCCATCCACTTGAAGCAGAACTCGGCCTTCTCGCGGATGGAGGGGATGTTCTCCACCGCGTCGAAGGCGGCCGCACGGTCCTCCGGGTCGGGCAGGTAGGTGTCCAGAAGGGTCAGATAGAACTGGACGTGCACGGCCTCCTCGAAGAGCTGGCGCGACAGATACAGGCGCGCCTCCGGGGAGTTGATGTGCTTGTAGAGGGTCAGGACCAGGTTGTTCGCGACGATCGAGTCGCCCGTCGCGAAGAAGGCCACCAGGCGGCCGATCATGTGCTGTTCGCCCTCGGACAGCTTCGCCAGGTCGGCGACGTCCGAGTGGAGGTCGACCTCCTCGACGGTCCAGGTGTTCTTGATGGCGTCCCGGTAGCGCTCGTAGAAGTCCGGGTAGCGCATGGGGCGCAGAGTCAGCTCGAAGCCGGGGTCGAGCAGGTTCTGATTGCTGGGCATTACTGGCAGGCCTCGCAGGACTCGGGGTTTTCCAGGGAGCAGGCGAGGGCCTCTTCGGAGGTCACCTGCTGGACGGGGAGGGTGTTCTCGGGCTGGGCCTGCGCCTGGGCCGCGCGGGCGATCCTCGTCGCCGGGCGCGAACGCAGGTAGTACGTCGTCTTCAGGCCCTGCTTCCAGGCGTACGCGTACATCGAGGAGAGCTTGCCGATGGTCGGCGTCTCCAGGAACAGGTTCAGGGACTGCGACTGGTCGAGGAACGGGGTCCGGTCCGCCGCCATGTCGATCAGGCCGCGCTGCGGGATCTCCCACGCCGTGCGGTACAGGTCGCGGACGTCCTGCGGCACCCAGGTGAAGCCCTGCACCGAGCCGTTGGCCTCGCGCAGCGCCTCACGGGTCTGCGCGTCCCAGACGCCGAGCTTCTTCAACTCGGCCACCAGGTAGGAGTTGACCTGGAGGAACTCACCGGACAGCGTCTCGCGCTTGAAGAGGTTCGAGACCTGCGGCTCGATGCACTCGTACACGCCCGCGATGGACGCGATGGTGGCCGTGGGGGCGATCGCCAGCAGGAGCGAGTTGCGCATGCCGACCGCCGCGATGCGTTCCCGCAGTGCCGCCCAGCGCTCCGGCCAGGTGAGCTCCACGTCGTAGTGGTCGGGGTGCAGGACACCCTTCGCGGTACGGGTCCGCTCCCACGCCGGCAGCGGGCCGTTGCGCTCGGCCAGGTCGGCGGAGGCCTCGTACGCGGCGAGCATGATGCGCTCGGCGATCCGGGTGGAGAGCGCCCTGGCCTGCGGGGAGTCGAAGGGCAGCCGCAGCTTGAAGAAGACGTCCTGGAGGCCCATCGCGCCCAGGCCCACCGGGCGCCAGCGGGCGTTGGAGCGGCCCGCCTGCTCGGTCGGGTAGAAGTTGATGTCGACGACCCGGTCGAGGAAGGTCACGGCGGTGCGGACGGTCTCGTCCAGCCGCTCCCAGTCGATGTCGTCGCCGACCACGAACGCGCCGAGGTTGACGGACCCGAGGTTGCAGACCGCCGTCTCCCCGTCGTCGGTCACCTCCAGGATCTCGGTGCACAGGTTGGACGAGTGGACGACGCTGCCCGCCTCGGCCGTCTGGTTGGCGGTGCGGTTGGCGGCGTCCTTGAAGGTCATCCAGCCGTTGCCGGTCTGCGCGAGGGTGCGCATCATGCGGCCGTACAGGTCACGGGCCGGGATGGTCTTCTTGGCGAGGCCCTTCGCCTCCGCCTCGCGGTACGCCGCGTCGAACTCGGCGCCCCACAGGTCCACCAGCTCGGGCACGTCGGCGGGGGAGAACAGGGACCACTGGCCGTCGGCGTTCACCCGGCGCATGAACTCGTCCGGGATCCAGTGCGCGAGGTTCAGGTTGTGCGTACGCCGGGCGTCCTCACCGGTGTTGTCCCGCAGCTCCAGGAACTCCTCGATGTCGGAGTGCCAGGTCTCCAGGTAGACCGCGGCCGCACCCTTGCGCCGGCCGCCCTGGTTCACGGCGGCGACCGAGGCGTCGAGCGTCTTCAGGAACGGGACGATGCCGTTGGAGTGCCCGTTGGTGCCGCGGATCAGCGAACCGCGGCTGCGGATGCGGGAGTACGACAGTCCGATGCCGCCGGCGTGCTTCGAGAGACGGGCGACCTGGTGGTAGCGGTCGTAGATGGAGTCCAGCTCGTCCAGCGGGGAGTCGAGGAGGTAGCAGGACGACATCTGGGGGTGCCGGGTGCCGGAGTTGAAGAGCGTGGGGGAGGAGGGGAGGTAGTCGAGGCGGCTCATGAGCCGGTAGAGCGCGGCGACCTCGTCCATGGCCCGGGCCGTGTCGTCCTCGGCGAGGCCGGACGCCACCCGGAGCATGAAGTGCTGGGGGGTCTCGATGACCTGGCGCGTGATCGGGTGCCGCAGGAGGTAACGGCTGTGCAGGGTGCGCAGGCCGAAGTAGCCGAAGCGGTCGTCGGCGTGCACGTCGATCAGGGCGTCGAGCCTCGCGGCGTGCACCCGGACGAACTCCGCCGTGCGGTCCGCGATCAGGCCCTCACGGTGGCCGACCGCGACCGACTCGGTGAAGGTCGTGACGCCCTGCGAGGCGGCCTCGGCGGCGATGCTGATCGTCAGCAGCCGGGCGGCGAGCCGGGAGTAGGCGGGGTCCTCGGAGATCAGCCCCGCGGCCGCCTCGGTCGCCAGCTCGCGCAGCTCCGACTCGTCGGCCCGGGCGGACCGGCCGCGCAGCGCGGCGGCGGCGACCCGCCCGGGGTCGGCGTCGGGGAGGTCGGCGGTCAGCTCGGTCAGGATCCGCAGCAGCGCTGTTCCGGGACCGTCGGTCTCCGCCTGCGTCACTGAAGCCGGGTCGACTGGCGCGATGGTCACGTGGGGGCTCTCCCTCGCTCGGCACGGGGCCTTGCGGAGGGCAGGGGGCAGCACACGAGCGCACGGGGCGTCGCGTCCACCGGCCCACTCCACGAGGCCCGGACGTCTTGGCACCCGGGCCACGGCGGCCTGGGCACACTGTCGACAGGTCCTCGGACTGACTCTCATATGCGCTTATGCACACATGAGTACACCGTTGCGGGACAGTTCCGGATTCGCACCGGATTCCCCTGCGGCGACAGCGAGCATGAGCATACATCTTGTGCCGGGTTCAGTTGGCACCCCTAGATGTTGTGTCGCAGCGACTTCAGAGAGTCAACTCATAGGTGAGGAGCGTGAAGTCGACGCCCTCGATCGGGTTCCAGTCGCGGGCGGGGGCGCGGGTGAAGCCGAGGCGTTCGTAGACGCGGTGCGCGGCGTGCATGACCGGCTGCGTCGACAGGACCATGCCGGTGCAGCCGTCGGCGGCTTTCGCCCGGTCGACGCAGGCACGGACGAGGGCTTCGCCGGCTCCTCTGCCGCGCGCCGCCCGGGACACGGCCAGCATGCGGATCTCGGCCTCCCCGGGGCGGGAGAGCTCCGCCATGGGGCCGCCGGCGGGGACGTAGGTGACGGTGCCTATCGGCTCGCCGCCGAGGAGGGCCACGAGTACCTCTGCCGCCGCGGCTCGTTTGGCGACGTCTCTCAACTCGCCCAGGTACCAGTCGCTCTCGCCGAAGGCGAGGAGGCCGTCCAGGAGGTAGGCCTGGGCCGTGATCTCGCCGATCGCGTCGTATTCGGTGGGGTCCGCTGCCCGGATCTCGATGTCCATGAGGGCGAGTGTGCCCGACCGCACGCCGACGGGCCGCCGGATATTCCGGCGGCCCGTCGGTCAACGTGACCCTAGTGAGCGGAACCCGCGGTCGCCGGCGGCAGTTCCACCTGTACGCCCGGGTCGCCCGCGTCCGCCGTGTAGTCCTCGGGGCGCGTCTCGTCGATGCCCTCGGGGGCCTTCGCGGCCCTCAGGACGAACGTGAGGACCACTGTGACCGCCACGTTGAGCACGAACGCCGTCAGACCGATGTAGCCGATCTCGCCGATGCCCGGGATCTCCTTCGACGAGCCGCCGAAGTGCTTCTGCGTCGGGGAGGCCACGCCGTACGCGGCGACCGTGCCGTAGATCATGCCGACCGCCCAGCCCGCGAGCAGCGCCCAGCGGTGGAACCAGCGGGTGAACAGGCCGCCGACCAGCGCCGGGAAGGTCTGGAGGATCCAGATGCCGCCCAGGAGCTGGAAGTTGATGGCGACCGTCTTGTCCATGGTGAGGACGAAGATCAGGGCGCCCACCTTCACCAGCAGCGAGACCAGCTTGGAGATCTTCGTCTCCTGCTGCGGCGTCGCGTCCGGCTTGATGAAGTCCTTGTAGATGTTGCGGGTGAAGAGGTTCGCTGCCGCGATGGACATGATCGCCGCCGGCACCAGCGCGCCGATGCCGATCGCCGCGAAGGCCACGCCCGCGAACCAGCTCGGGAACATGTCCTCGAAGAGCTGCGGGATCGCCAACTGCGGGTTGGTGACGTCGACACCGGCCGCGATGGCCATGAAGCCCAGCAGGGCGAGCAGGCCCAGCATCAGCGAGTACAGGGGCAGGATCGTGGTGTTGCGGCGGATCACCTCACGGCTCTTGGAGGAGAGCGTCGCGGTGATCGAGTGCGGGTACATGAACAGCGCGAGCGCGGAGCCCAACGCCAGCGTGGCGTACGTCCATTGGCCCGCCTCGATCGGGACCAGGCCGCCCGCCTTGGCGGCGGTGTACTTGTCGTTCGCCGCGCCGAAGATCTCGTCGAACCCGCCCAGCTTGATCGGGATGTAGATGATCGCCACCGCGATGACGATGTAGATCAGCGTGTCCTTCACGAACGCGATCATCGCGGGGGCGCGCAGTCCCGAGGAGTAGGTGTACGCCGCCAGCACACCGAAGGCGATGAGCAGCGGGAGGTCCTTGACGAACCAGTTGGTGTCCTCCCCGCCGCCGACGCCCATCACGTCCAGCACCGCCTGGATGCCGACGAGTTGGAGGGCGATGTAGGGCATCGTCGCCAGGATGCCCGTGACGGCCACCGCCAGCGACAGGCCCTTGGAACCCCACCGGCCGCGCACGAAGTCGGACGTCGTCACATAGCCGTGCTTGTGGGAGACCGACCAGAGCCGGGGCAGGAAGGTGAAGATCAGCGGGTAGACGAGGATCGTGTAGGGCACCGCGAAGAAGCCGGCCGCGCCCGCCGCGTAGATCGCCGCCGGTACGGCGACGAAGGTGTACGCCGTGTAGAGGTCGCCGCCGAGCAGGAACCAGGTGATCCAGGTGCCGAACGACCGGCCGCCCAGGCCCCATTCGTCCAGCGTGTGTTCGTTCTCGGCCTTGCGCCAGCGCGAGGCCAGGAAGCCCATGACCGTGACGGCCAGGAAGAAGATGATGAAGACGGCGAGTGCCACGCCGTTCACGCCGTCGTTCACTTGGAGGCACCTTCCCGGCGGGCGCGCTGGTCACGCTGCCACAGCTTGTACGCGACCATCGTCAGCGCGGTCGAGATGAGCACCCACAGCATCTGGTACCAGTAGAAGAACGGGATGCCGATGAACGTGGGGTCCACCTTGGCGTACGAGCCGACCCACAGCATGGCGACGAACGGTGCCAGGAGGCACAGGGCGATGACGACCCGCACCGGTGTCACCACCGGTGGTCTGGCCTCGGGCGAATCTGTTGACATACGGCGGCTCCGATCCTCACTGATCACCGTGTAACGCGCAGGCAATCTAGGTCACGGTGTGACAGGAGTGGAAGACCTCGTCCGCATATCGGTATGTCGATTCGGTGAAGGTCCGCAATAGGTGTCAGCAGCAGCGGAATCCCTGCCGGGGGTCCGCCTCCTGCCGGTCCGTCCGCATCCGCTCGAACGCCCGCCGGGTCGGCACGGCCGCCTGCGGGTGGTCCCGGCGGACGTGCGCGACATAGCGGTCGTACGCCGACTCGTCGGTCAGCTCGCGCACATACCAGCGCACACCCCTAAGTGCGCGCCGCAGTGCCGACCTCATGGCGTGCCTCCTCCTTCTCCTCCTGGGTCGGGAACAGCCCGGCCGGGGCGACGAGTTGCGACTCGACGTACGGCGACTCGCTGAGCGTGGAGAGCGCGGGACGGCGTACGTGCCGGACGCAGACCCGCAGCGCGTCGGCGATCACCACCACGATCAGCAGCGCGAGGACGGCCGTCAGTACGCCGTCCACCGTGGAGTTGGTGACCACGGTGCGCATGTCGTCCATGGTCTTGGCGGGCGGCAGCACCTCACCCCGGTCGATGGCGTCCTGGAAGATCTGCCGCTGCTTGAAGAAGCCGACCTTGGGGTCGTCGGAGAACACCTTCTGCCAGCTCGCGGTCAGCGTGACCGTGGCGTCCCAGGCGAGCGGGATCCCGGTGATCCAGGCCCACTTGAGACGTCCGGACTTCACGAGCAGCGTGGTGCAGACGGCCAGGGCGACGGCGGCGAGCAGCTGGTTGGAGATGCCGAAGATCGGGAACAGCTGGTTGATCCCGCCGAGCGGTTCGTGGACGCCCACCCAGAGGAAGTACCCCCACAGACCGCACACGATCGCGCTGGTGATGACGAGGCCGGGCTTCCAACTGATGTTCTTGAAGGGCTTGATGACGTTGCCCAGCATGTCCTGGAGCATGAACCGGCCCACGCGCGTCCCGGCGTCGAGTGCGGTCAGGATGAACAGCGCCTCGAACATGATCGCGAAGTGATACCAGAAGGCCCGCAGGCTCCCTCCGGTGACCTTGGAGAAGATCTCCGAGACCCCGATGGCCAGGGTGGGTGCCCCGCCGGTCCGGGACAGCAGCGACGACTCCTCGACCCGCTCGGCCGCCCGGGCCAGAGCGTCGGGGGAGATCGCGTAGCCCCACCCGGTCACCACCCGTGAGGCCTCCTGCACGGTGGTGCCGATCGCTCCCGAGGGCGCGTTCATCGCGAAGTACAGGCCCGGGTCGATGATGCTGGCCGCGACCAGCGCCATCACGGCGACCGACGACTCCATCAGCATG
Above is a window of Streptomyces sp. NBC_00490 DNA encoding:
- a CDS encoding ribonucleoside-diphosphate reductase subunit alpha is translated as MTIAPVDPASVTQAETDGPGTALLRILTELTADLPDADPGRVAAAALRGRSARADESELRELATEAAAGLISEDPAYSRLAARLLTISIAAEAASQGVTTFTESVAVGHREGLIADRTAEFVRVHAARLDALIDVHADDRFGYFGLRTLHSRYLLRHPITRQVIETPQHFMLRVASGLAEDDTARAMDEVAALYRLMSRLDYLPSSPTLFNSGTRHPQMSSCYLLDSPLDELDSIYDRYHQVARLSKHAGGIGLSYSRIRSRGSLIRGTNGHSNGIVPFLKTLDASVAAVNQGGRRKGAAAVYLETWHSDIEEFLELRDNTGEDARRTHNLNLAHWIPDEFMRRVNADGQWSLFSPADVPELVDLWGAEFDAAYREAEAKGLAKKTIPARDLYGRMMRTLAQTGNGWMTFKDAANRTANQTAEAGSVVHSSNLCTEILEVTDDGETAVCNLGSVNLGAFVVGDDIDWERLDETVRTAVTFLDRVVDINFYPTEQAGRSNARWRPVGLGAMGLQDVFFKLRLPFDSPQARALSTRIAERIMLAAYEASADLAERNGPLPAWERTRTAKGVLHPDHYDVELTWPERWAALRERIAAVGMRNSLLLAIAPTATIASIAGVYECIEPQVSNLFKRETLSGEFLQVNSYLVAELKKLGVWDAQTREALREANGSVQGFTWVPQDVRDLYRTAWEIPQRGLIDMAADRTPFLDQSQSLNLFLETPTIGKLSSMYAYAWKQGLKTTYYLRSRPATRIARAAQAQAQPENTLPVQQVTSEEALACSLENPESCEACQ
- a CDS encoding DUF3311 domain-containing protein, which codes for MSTDSPEARPPVVTPVRVVIALCLLAPFVAMLWVGSYAKVDPTFIGIPFFYWYQMLWVLISTALTMVAYKLWQRDQRARREGASK
- a CDS encoding YbdD/YjiX family protein, whose protein sequence is MRSALRRALRGVRWYVRELTDESAYDRYVAHVRRDHPQAAVPTRRAFERMRTDRQEADPRQGFRCC
- a CDS encoding GNAT family N-acetyltransferase gives rise to the protein MDIEIRAADPTEYDAIGEITAQAYLLDGLLAFGESDWYLGELRDVAKRAAAAEVLVALLGGEPIGTVTYVPAGGPMAELSRPGEAEIRMLAVSRAARGRGAGEALVRACVDRAKAADGCTGMVLSTQPVMHAAHRVYERLGFTRAPARDWNPIEGVDFTLLTYELTL
- the mctP gene encoding monocarboxylate uptake permease MctP, with protein sequence MNDGVNGVALAVFIIFFLAVTVMGFLASRWRKAENEHTLDEWGLGGRSFGTWITWFLLGGDLYTAYTFVAVPAAIYAAGAAGFFAVPYTILVYPLIFTFLPRLWSVSHKHGYVTTSDFVRGRWGSKGLSLAVAVTGILATMPYIALQLVGIQAVLDVMGVGGGEDTNWFVKDLPLLIAFGVLAAYTYSSGLRAPAMIAFVKDTLIYIVIAVAIIYIPIKLGGFDEIFGAANDKYTAAKAGGLVPIEAGQWTYATLALGSALALFMYPHSITATLSSKSREVIRRNTTILPLYSLMLGLLALLGFMAIAAGVDVTNPQLAIPQLFEDMFPSWFAGVAFAAIGIGALVPAAIMSIAAANLFTRNIYKDFIKPDATPQQETKISKLVSLLVKVGALIFVLTMDKTVAINFQLLGGIWILQTFPALVGGLFTRWFHRWALLAGWAVGMIYGTVAAYGVASPTQKHFGGSSKEIPGIGEIGYIGLTAFVLNVAVTVVLTFVLRAAKAPEGIDETRPEDYTADAGDPGVQVELPPATAGSAH